One region of Citrus sinensis cultivar Valencia sweet orange chromosome 6, DVS_A1.0, whole genome shotgun sequence genomic DNA includes:
- the LOC102609873 gene encoding uncharacterized protein LOC102609873, with protein sequence MASIVPLQSVYASSTTKNLDVARSPSVSSFFAVPRPINRTQKNKKRSLTVVAAAGDVSADGTTYLIAGAAAVALLGTGFPILFSRKDMCPECDGAGFVRKSGATLRANAARKDEVQIVCARCNGLGKLNQIDK encoded by the exons ATGGCATCAATAGTGCCACTTCAGAGTGTTTATGCTAGTAGCACAACGAAGAATTTGGATGTAGCCAGGAGCCCTTCTGTCTCTAGCTTCTTTGCTGTACCAAGACCGATAAACAGAACccagaagaacaagaaaagatCATTGACGGTGGTTGCAGCCGCCGGTGACGTCTCGGCTGATGGCACCACTTACCTGATTGCCGGTGCAGCTGCAGTTGCCCTGCTTGGAACTGGCTTCCCAATCCTCTTCTCCCGCAAGGACAT GTGCCCTGAATGCGATGGAGCTGGTTTTGTTCGCAAGTCAGGGGCGACCCTCAGGGCAAATGCAGCACGAAAAGACGAGGTTCAGATTGTATGTGCTCGTTGCAATGGTCTCGGCAAGCTCAACCAAATTGATAAATGA
- the LOC102610182 gene encoding amino acid transporter AVT1D isoform X2: MKMQDEDLGRERQAETLTDDEENQADSMGEIEDDSGSESSSTHSTPTRNPSDGIDIQPTWPQSYRQSMDIYSTVTSPSLGFLKPSSLSALSGSMSSLYKRSQPASYLESSLSKPLISDLEKEEVLSPRVHWNVPSRSRLSNISDMPRSRMSSISDSLPPARKCSLAQSCLNGINVLCGVGLLATPYAIKEGGWSSLSLLFIFGIIAFYTGILLQECLDSAPGLTTYPDVGQAAFGITGRLIVAIVLYLELFAASIEYLIMMSDNLASLFPHTSMNFGGLHLDCHKIFSITATLVVLPTVWLRDLTLLSYISGVVVLCLLWIGLVDAVGFHPYGTALDLSNLPVTIGLYGFAYAGHSVFPNIYSSMQEPKKFPFVLMISFVFCSLLNAGVGICGYLMFGDSIQSQFTLNFPKEFVASKVAIWTTVLIPMSKYAMTLTPIALSLEELMPSKELQSYSVSVIIRTILAISTLVVALTLPYFGIVMSLIGSLLAMLITLIFPCVFYLKILQGKISKLKIAFCIFNAVLGVFCACIGTYSALSRIATRV, translated from the exons atgaagatgcaAGACGAGGATTTGGGCCGAGAGCGCCAGGCTGAAACATTGAcggatgatgaagaaaatCAGGCGGATAGCATGGGTGAAATCGAGGACGATTCAGGATCTGAAAGCTCATCAACGCACTCCACTCCCACAAGAAATCCTTCTGATGGCATCGACATACAACCCACTTGGCCCCAGAGCTACCG GCAATCAATGGACATTTATTCAACTGTCACCTCTCCTTCGCTTGGTTTCCTTAAACCGTCAAGTCTGTCAGCATTAAGCGGTTCCATGTCTTCCTTATACAAGAGAAGTCAACCCGCTTCTTATTTGGAATCTTCCCTCAGTAAACCACTCATTTCTGatttagaaaaagaagaagtgcTTTCCCCTAGAGTCCATTGGAACGTACCTTCCCGTTCAAGATTATCAAATATCAGCGACATGCCACGTTCAAGAATGTCATCTATTAGTGATTCATTACCACCGGCAAGGAAGTGTTCACTTGCTCAATCATGTCTTAATG GAATCAATGTTCTCTGTGGAGTAGGACTCCTTGCAACTCCTTACGCAATCAAAGAAGGAGGGTGGTCTAGTCTCTCATTGCTCTTCATCTTTGGCATCATTGCTTTCTATACAGGGATTTTATTGCAGGAATGTTTAGATAGTGCTCCTGGACTTACGACTTACCCTGATGTTGGGCAGGCTGCTTTTGGCATTACCGGTCGCTTGATTGTAGCT ATAGTTTTATATTTGGAATTATTT GCCGCTAGTATTGAATACCTTATTATGATGAGTGATAACTTAGCATCATTGTTTCCACACACCAGCATGAATTTTGGTGGACTACATCTGGATTGTCATAAAATCTTTTCCATTACGGCGACTCTTGTCGTACTTCCAACTGTTTGGCTTCGAGATCTTACTTTACTCTCTTATATCTCAG GTGTGGTGGTTCTTTGCTTGTTATGGATTGGTTTGGTGGATGCGGTTGGATTTCATCCCTACGGAACAGCTCTCGACCTTTCAAATCTGCCTGTCACAATTGGTTTATATGGATTTGCCTATGCCGGCCATTCagtttttccaaatatatattcttcaaTGCAAGAACCCAAAAAATTTCCATTTGTTCTTATGATCAG CTTTGTTTTCTGTTCCCTTCTGAATGCCGGCGTAGGAATCTGTGGCTACCTGATGTTTGGTGATTCAATTCAGTCTCAATTCACTTTAAATTTTCCCAAAGAATTTGTAGCTTCCAAAGTTGCAATCTGGACAACG GTTTTGATCCCAATGTCAAAGTATGCCATGACGCTTACACCAATTGCATTAAGTTTAGAGGAACTCATGCCTTCAAAGGAGCTTCAATCTTACAGTGTATCAGTAATCATCAGAACAATTTTAGCTATTTCAACATTAGTTGTGGCTCTCACACTTCCTTACTTCG GTATTGTGATGTCACTAATCGGATCTTTACTCGCAATGCTAATT ACTCTTATATTCCCATGTGTATTTTACCTCAAAATACTCCAGGGTAAAATAAGTAAGTTGAAG ATTGcattttgcattttcaatGCAGTTTTGGGAGTATTTTGTGCTTGCATTGGCACATATTCAGCACTTTCAAGAATAGCCACCAGGGTCTGA
- the LOC102611095 gene encoding laccase-4-like produces the protein MGRSHLLPSAILKAMFLALFAMWILPEPALAKHARVTRHYKFNIEMKNVRRLCQTKSIVTVNGQFPGPRIIAREGDRLLIKVVNHVKYNVTLHWHGVRQLRSGWADGPAYITQCPIQTGQSYVYNFTVTGQRGTLFWHAHISWLRATLYGPIVILPKRHASYPFPQPFKEVPMIFGEWWKADTEKIINQALQTGAAPNISDAFTINGLPGPLYNCSAKGKIKATK, from the exons ATGGGTCGTAGCCATCTTCTGCCTTCTGCCATCTTGAAGGCGATGTTTCTTGCGTTGTTTGCTATGTGGATTTTGCCGGAGCCGGCATTGGCAAAGCATGCACGCGTTACTAGGCACTATAAGTTTAAT ATTGAGATGAAAAATGTTAGAAGATTGTGTCAAACTAAGAGCATTGTGACCGTCAATGGCCAATTTCCGGGACCTCGAATCATCGCGAGGGAAGGTGATCGCCTCTTGATCAAAGTGGTTAACCATGTTAAGTACAATGTCACCCTTCATTG GCATGGAGTCCGGCAGCTGAGAAGCGGATGGGCAGATGGACCTGCATATATCACACAGTGTCCTATTCAAACAGGACAGTCCTATGTATACAACTTCACTGTCACTGGCCAAAGAGGGACTTTGTTTTGGCACGCTCACATCTCATGGCTTAGAGCAACTCTCTATGGTCCAATTGTTATCCTCCCCAAGCGACACGCCTCTTATCCATTTCCCCAGCCCTTTAAAGAAGTTCCCATGATTTTTG GAGAATGGTGGAAAGCAGACACAGAAAAAATCATCAACCAAGCTTTGCAAACAGGAGCAGCACCAAATATTTCTGATGCTTTCACCATCAATGGTCTTCCTGGTCCCTTGTATAATTGCTCAGCCAAAGGTAAAATCAAAGCCACTAAATAG
- the LOC127903108 gene encoding laccase-17-like, with product MHADTFKLKVKPGKTYLLRMINAALNDELFFSIANHTLTVVETDAVYVKPIKTKVVLITPGQTTNVLLKAKHKSPNASFLIAARPYATGPASFDNTTTAGVLEYEQPNNANKNKKLPLLKPALPKFNDTNFAMQFSKKIRSLATAKFPAKVPRKVDRLFFFTVGLGLSPCPQNQTCQGPNNTMLAASINNVSFAQPNIALLQAHFFNKSKGVYTTDFPANPPFKFNYTGTPPSNILVSSGTRAVALPFNASVEVVMQDTSIIGAESHPLHLHGFNFFVVGQGFGNFDPSKDPAKFNLVDPAERNTVGVPSGGWVAIRFLADNPGAWFMHCHLEVHTSWGLKMAWIVNDGKGPKQKLPPPPSDLPKC from the exons ATGCATGCAGACACATTTAAACTGAAGGTGAAGCCTGGGAAAACCTATCTCCTCAGAATGATCAATGCTGCACTCAACGACGAGCTTTTCTTCAGCATCGCCAATCACACATTAACAGTAGTCGAAACCGACGCCGTTTACGTGAAACCCATAAAAACCAAAGTAGTTCTCATCACTCCTGGCCAAACCACCAATGTCCTTCTCAAGGCCAAACACAAATCCCCTAACGCCAGCTTCCTCATCGCCGCCAGGCCTTACGCCACCGGCCCCGCATCCTTCGACAACACCACCACCGCCGGCGTTCTCGAATACGAGCAACCTAATAATGccaacaaaaacaagaagCTCCCTCTCCTCAAACCGGCGCTGCCAAAGTTCAATGACACGAACTTTGCCATGCAATTTAGCAAGAAAATCCGCAGCTTGGCCACCGCAAAATTCCCGGCCAAAGTCCCCAGGAAAGTTGACAGGCTCTTCTTCTTCACCGTAGGACTAGGGTTGAGCCCCTGCCCGCAGAATCAAACTTGCCAAGGACCCAACAACACCATGCTTGCAGCTTCTATCAACAATGTGTCCTTCGCGCAGCCGAATATTGCCCTACTTCAAGCTCACTTCTTTAACAAATCCAAAGGCGTGTACACAACGGACTTTCCCGCCAACCCGCCGTTCAAGTTCAACTACACGGGCACGCCGCCGAGCAACATTTTGGTGAGCAGTGGCACGAGAGCTGTGGCGCTGCCGTTCAACGCGAGCGTGGAGGTTGTGATGCAGGACACGAGCATCATTGGTGCTGAGAGCCACCCTCTTCATCTTCATGGCTTCAACTTCTTCGTCGTTGGTCAAGGCTTTGGCAACTTTGACCCCAGCAAGGACCCCGCCAAATTCAACCTCGTTGACCCCGCTGAGCGGAACACCGTGGGCGTGCCATCTGGCGGGTGGGTCGCCATTCGGTTTCTCGCTGACAATCCAG GGGCTTGGTTCATGCATTGCCATCTGGAAGTACACACCAGCTGGGGCTTGAAGATGGCGTGGATTGTGAATGATGGAAAGGGGCCCAAGCAGAAGCTGCCACCTCCACCGTCCGATCTTCCAAAATGTtaa
- the LOC102610495 gene encoding aspartic proteinase PCS1, with protein sequence MKGYIFGYSFLNPCLKSPYFSLLHVLLIQIQLAFSSPDVLILPLRTQEIPSGSFPRSPNKLPFHHNVSLAVSLTVGTPPQNVSMVLDTGSELSWLHCNNTRYSYPNAFDPNLSSSYKPVTCSSPTCVNRTRDFTIPVSCDNNSLCHATLSYADASSSEGNLASDQFFIGSSEISGLIFGCMDSVFSSSSDEDGKNTGLMGMNRGSLSFVSQMGFPKFSYCISGADFSGLLLLGDADLPWLLPLNYTPLIQMTTPLPYFDRVAYTVQLEGIKVLDKLLPIPRSVFVPDHTGAGQTMVDSGTQFTFLLGPAYAALRTEFLNQTASILKVLEDQNFVFQGAMDLCYRVPQNQSRLPQLPAVSLVFRGAEMSVSGDRLLYRAPGEVRGIDSVYCFTFGNSDLLGVEAYVIGHHHQQNVWMEFDLERSRIGMAQVRCDLAGQRFGVGL encoded by the coding sequence ATGAAAGGTTACATTTTTGGGTACAGTTTCTTGAACCCATGTCTAAAATCTCCGTATTTTTCACTCCTCCACGTTCTTTTGATCCAAATCCAGCTCGCCTTTTCTTCGCCAGATGTGCTAATACTGCCCCTCAGGACTCAAGAAATTCCATCCGGGTCCTTCCCGAGATCGCCAAACAAGCTTCCTTTTCATCACAATGTGAGCCTCGCAGTCTCCTTAACAGTGGGCACGCCTCCGCAAAACGTCTCAATGGTTTTGGACACCGGCAGTGAGCTCTCTTGGCTCCATTGCAACAATACCCGCTATTCTTACCCGAATGCTTTTGACCCGAACCTGTCCTCCTCTTATAAACCGGTTACTTGTTCTTCACCCACCTGCGTCAACCGGACCAGAGACTTCACCATTCCGGTTTCTTGCGACAACAACAGCCTCTGCCACGCCACACTCTCCTACGCGGACGCTTCTTCATCAGAAGGAAATCTCGCGTCCGATCAATTTTTTATCGGGTCTTCCGAGATTTCGGGTCTGATTTTCGGGTGTATGGACTCGGTATTCAGCTCCAGCTCGGATGAAGACGGGAAGAACACTGGCTTAATGGGCATGAATCGCGGCTCATTATCTTTTGTATCTCAAATGGGTTTCCCAAAATTCTCTTACTGCATATCGGGAGCCGATTTTTCGGGGCTGCTATTACTCGGTGATGCCGACTTGCCTTGGCTCCTCCCGTTGAATTACACGCCATTAATCCAAATGACAACCCCATTACCGTATTTTGATCGAGTTGCTTACACGGTTCAGCTTGAAGGAATCAAAGTCTTGGATAAATTACTTCCGATACCAAGATCCGTCTTTGTACCGGACCATACCGGGGCGGGTCAAACAATGGTGGATTCAGGTACCCAATTCACTTTTTTACTCGGCCCAGCTTACGCTGCTTTGAGAACCGAGTTCTTGAACCAAACCGCAAGTATTTTAAAAGTTCTGGAGGATCAAAATTTCGTTTTCCAAGGAGCAATGGATTTGTGCTACCGAGTCCCACAAAATCAATCGCGGCTGCCCCAGCTACCAGCAGTGAGTCTCGTGTTTCGGGGTGCCGAAATGAGTGTATCGGGCGACCGTCTCTTGTATCGGGCACCGGGTGAAGTGAGGGGAATTGATTCGGTGTACTGTTTCACATTTGGGAATTCTGATTTATTAGGCGTGGAGGCCTACGTGATTGGACACCATCACCAACAAAACGTGTGGATGGAATTTGATCTGGAGAGATCAAGAATCGGAATGGCCCAAGTACGGTGTGATCTGGCTGGTCAGAGATTTGGTGTGGGTCTTTAA
- the LOC102610182 gene encoding amino acid transporter AVT1D isoform X1: protein MKMQDEDLGRERQAETLTDDEENQADSMGEIEDDSGSESSSTHSTPTRNPSDGIDIQPTWPQSYRQSMDIYSTVTSPSLGFLKPSSLSALSGSMSSLYKRSQPASYLESSLSKPLISDLEKEEVLSPRVHWNVPSRSRLSNISDMPRSRMSSISDSLPPARKCSLAQSCLNGINVLCGVGLLATPYAIKEGGWSSLSLLFIFGIIAFYTGILLQECLDSAPGLTTYPDVGQAAFGITGRLIVAIVLYLELFAASIEYLIMMSDNLASLFPHTSMNFGGLHLDCHKIFSITATLVVLPTVWLRDLTLLSYISVGGVITTGVVVLCLLWIGLVDAVGFHPYGTALDLSNLPVTIGLYGFAYAGHSVFPNIYSSMQEPKKFPFVLMISFVFCSLLNAGVGICGYLMFGDSIQSQFTLNFPKEFVASKVAIWTTVLIPMSKYAMTLTPIALSLEELMPSKELQSYSVSVIIRTILAISTLVVALTLPYFGIVMSLIGSLLAMLITLIFPCVFYLKILQGKISKLKIAFCIFNAVLGVFCACIGTYSALSRIATRV, encoded by the exons atgaagatgcaAGACGAGGATTTGGGCCGAGAGCGCCAGGCTGAAACATTGAcggatgatgaagaaaatCAGGCGGATAGCATGGGTGAAATCGAGGACGATTCAGGATCTGAAAGCTCATCAACGCACTCCACTCCCACAAGAAATCCTTCTGATGGCATCGACATACAACCCACTTGGCCCCAGAGCTACCG GCAATCAATGGACATTTATTCAACTGTCACCTCTCCTTCGCTTGGTTTCCTTAAACCGTCAAGTCTGTCAGCATTAAGCGGTTCCATGTCTTCCTTATACAAGAGAAGTCAACCCGCTTCTTATTTGGAATCTTCCCTCAGTAAACCACTCATTTCTGatttagaaaaagaagaagtgcTTTCCCCTAGAGTCCATTGGAACGTACCTTCCCGTTCAAGATTATCAAATATCAGCGACATGCCACGTTCAAGAATGTCATCTATTAGTGATTCATTACCACCGGCAAGGAAGTGTTCACTTGCTCAATCATGTCTTAATG GAATCAATGTTCTCTGTGGAGTAGGACTCCTTGCAACTCCTTACGCAATCAAAGAAGGAGGGTGGTCTAGTCTCTCATTGCTCTTCATCTTTGGCATCATTGCTTTCTATACAGGGATTTTATTGCAGGAATGTTTAGATAGTGCTCCTGGACTTACGACTTACCCTGATGTTGGGCAGGCTGCTTTTGGCATTACCGGTCGCTTGATTGTAGCT ATAGTTTTATATTTGGAATTATTT GCCGCTAGTATTGAATACCTTATTATGATGAGTGATAACTTAGCATCATTGTTTCCACACACCAGCATGAATTTTGGTGGACTACATCTGGATTGTCATAAAATCTTTTCCATTACGGCGACTCTTGTCGTACTTCCAACTGTTTGGCTTCGAGATCTTACTTTACTCTCTTATATCTCAG TTGGAGGAGTGATTACAACAGGTGTGGTGGTTCTTTGCTTGTTATGGATTGGTTTGGTGGATGCGGTTGGATTTCATCCCTACGGAACAGCTCTCGACCTTTCAAATCTGCCTGTCACAATTGGTTTATATGGATTTGCCTATGCCGGCCATTCagtttttccaaatatatattcttcaaTGCAAGAACCCAAAAAATTTCCATTTGTTCTTATGATCAG CTTTGTTTTCTGTTCCCTTCTGAATGCCGGCGTAGGAATCTGTGGCTACCTGATGTTTGGTGATTCAATTCAGTCTCAATTCACTTTAAATTTTCCCAAAGAATTTGTAGCTTCCAAAGTTGCAATCTGGACAACG GTTTTGATCCCAATGTCAAAGTATGCCATGACGCTTACACCAATTGCATTAAGTTTAGAGGAACTCATGCCTTCAAAGGAGCTTCAATCTTACAGTGTATCAGTAATCATCAGAACAATTTTAGCTATTTCAACATTAGTTGTGGCTCTCACACTTCCTTACTTCG GTATTGTGATGTCACTAATCGGATCTTTACTCGCAATGCTAATT ACTCTTATATTCCCATGTGTATTTTACCTCAAAATACTCCAGGGTAAAATAAGTAAGTTGAAG ATTGcattttgcattttcaatGCAGTTTTGGGAGTATTTTGTGCTTGCATTGGCACATATTCAGCACTTTCAAGAATAGCCACCAGGGTCTGA
- the LOC102610793 gene encoding laccase-17-like, protein MGASLLPSSLAILCVWFLFPAGLAVASITRHYKFDIKMQNVTRLCHTKSIITVNGQFPGPRIVAREGDRLIIKVVNHVPNNISIHWHGIRQLLSGWADGPAYITQCPIQTGQSYVYNFTISGQRGTLFWHAHISWLRATVYGPLVIFPKRGVPYPFPKPYKEVPIIFGEWFNADTEAIINQSLQTGAGPNVSDAYTINGLPGPLYNCSAKDTFKLKVKPGKTYLLRLINAALNDELFFSIANHTVTVVDVDAIYMKPFQTDILLITPGQTTNILLKTKPSYPNATFLMSARPYATGQGTFDNSTVAGILEYEAPTKHPRSSTVSIKKLPLMKPTLPALNDTAFAFNYTTRLRSLANAQFPANVPQTVDKRFFFTVGLGTNPCPKNQTCQGPNNSTKFAASVNNFSFILPSTALLQAHFFGQNGVYTTDFPSTPLIKFNYTGTPPNNTSVMNGTKAVVLPFNTTVELVMQDTSILGAESHPLHLHGFNFFVVGQGFGNYDPRKDRKNFNLIDPVERNTVGVPSGGWVAIRFRADNPGVWFMHCHFEVHISWGLKMAWIVLDGNLPNQKLPPPPADLPKC, encoded by the exons ATGGGTGCTTCTCTTCTTCCGTCATCGCTAGCAATTTTGTGTGTTTGGTTTCTCTTTCCTGCTGGCCTTGCTGTAGCCAGCATTACCAGGCACTACAAGTTTGAT ATTAAGATGCAAAATGTGACACGACTGTGCCACACCAAAAGCATAATCACAGTAAATGGACAGTTTCCAGGGCCCCGCATTGTTGCCAGAGAGGGTGATCGTCTTATTATCAAAGTGGTTAATCATGTCCCAAACAACATCTCAATCCATTG GCATGGGATTCGACAGCTACTGAGTGGATGGGCTGATGGGCCTGCATACATAACTCAATGCCCTATACAGACAGGCCAGAGTTATGTATACAATTTCACAATTTCGGGACAAAGAGGGACCCTCTTTTGGCATGCTCATATATCTTGGTTACGAGCGACTGTGTATGGCCCCCTTGTCATTTTCCCAAAGCGAGGAGTGCCTTATCCGTTTCCCAAACCATACAAAGAAGTTCCTATCATCTTTG GAGAGTGGTTTAATGCAGATACCGAAGCAATCATCAACCAGTCCCTACAAACAGGTGCAGGGCCGAATGTTTCTGATGCTTATACCATCAATGGTCTCCCAGGGCCTTTGTATAATTGCTCAGCCAAAG ATACATTCAAGCTAAAGGTGAAGCCCGGAAAAACTTACCTTCTGCGTCTGATCAACGCAGCACTCAATGATGAACTATTCTTCAGTATTGCAAATCACACTGTAACAGTTGTCGACGTGGACGCCATTTACATGAAGCCTTTTCAAACTGATATACTTCTGATAACCCCAGGACAGACCACAAACATTCTTCTAAAAACAAAACCCTCTTACCCAAATGCCACTTTCTTAATGTCAGCTAGGCCATATGCAACTGGACAGGGCACATTCGACAACTCCACTGTCGCTGGCATCCTCGAATATGAAGCACCCACAAAACATCCCCGTTCGAGTACAgtctcaattaaaaaattaccacTTATGAAACCGACATTACCTGCTCTTAACGACACTGCTTTTGCTTTCAATTACACAACCAGGCTTCGCAGCCTGGCAAATGCTCAATTCCCAGCTAACGTTCCGCAGACTGTTGATAAGCGATTCTTCTTCACAGTTGGCCTTGGAACAAACCCTTGTCCGAAAAACCAAACCTGCCAAGGACCGAATAATTCAACTAAATTTGCAGCTTCTGTGAACAACTTCTCCTTCATTCTACCATCCACTGCCCTCCTCCAAGCACACTTCTTCGGACAAAATGGCGTTTACACTACGGATTTTCCGAGCACTCCATTGATAAAATTCAACTACACGGGCACGCCGCCTAATAATACAAGCGTGATGAATGGAACAAAAGCGGTCGTTCTTCCGTTCAATACGACTGTGGAGCTGGTGATGCAGGACACCAGCATTCTTGGTGCTGAGAGTCACCCGCTTCATTTGCATggctttaatttctttgttgtCGGACAAGGTTTCGGAAACTATGACCCCAGAAAAGACCGTAAAAACTTCAATCTTATTGACCCTGTCGAGAGAAACACCGTTGGCGTGCCATCTGGCGGCTGGGTTGCCATTCGTTTCCGAGCCGACAATCCAG gGGTGTGGTTCATGCACTGCCATTTTGAGGTGCATATAAGTTGGGGTTTGAAAATGGCTTGGATTGTGTTAGATGGAAATCTTCCGAATCAGAAGCTGCCTCCGCCGCCGGCGGATCTCCCCAAGTGTTGA
- the LOC102609491 gene encoding E3 ubiquitin-protein ligase RDUF2-like: MSSIGLSYWCYRCNRIIRIQARTEDAIVCPDCHTGFIEQIETIRRPSNERYPAAEMYLDDTQNPETFPTTRFGRTRRNGGDRSPFNPVIVLRGPRTPDSGGGNEGTAMERGNFELFYDDATGAGLRPLPASMSDFLMGSGFDRVLDQLTQLDFNGVTRFVNPPASKAAIESMPVVTIAESHVAKESHCAVCKEPFQLNSEAREMPCKHIYHGECILPWLSMRNSCPLCRRELPNEANDRGSNVGGGPDETLGLTIWRLPGGGFAVGRFNGSRRAAERELPVVFTEMDGGFNAPIGAPRRISWVPSRRRAREGNGFARAFRGFTSLLGRIRLPTSRATAEFNRRSPFLDVIYGRSSETATANYFSQFHVGGRRLY, translated from the coding sequence ATGTCTTCAATCGGATTGTCGTACTGGTGCTACCGCTGCAACCGGATCATCCGGATTCAGGCCAGGACCGAAGACGCAATCGTTTGCCCCGATTGCCATACCGGCTTCATCGAACAGATTGAAACCATTCGGCGACCTTCGAACGAGAGATATCCCGCCGCCGAAATGTACTTAGACGACACCCAAAACCCGGAGACATTCCCGACCACGAGGTTTGGTCGGACTCGGAGAAACGGCGGAGACCGATCCCCTTTCAACCCTGTCATCGTCCTCCGTGGGCCCCGGACCCCTGATTCAGGCGGTGGAAATGAAGGAACTGCCATGGAGAGAGGAAACTTCGAGCTTTTTTATGACGACGCTACCGGGGCGGGTCTTAGGCCATTACCCGCGAGCATGTCGGACTTTTTGATGGGTTCGGGTTTTGACCGGGTCCTCGACCAGTTAACACAGTTAGATTTTAACGGGGTGACGAGGTTCGTGAACCCTCCGGCTTCAAAGGCTGCGATCGAGTCAATGCCGGTGGTCACAATTGCAGAAAGCCACGTGGCGAAGGAATCGCACTGTGCCGTTTGTAAAGAGCCATTCCAGCTCAATTCGGAGGCTCGTGAGATGCCGTGTAAGCACATTTATCATGGTGAATGTATTCTCCCTTGGCTTTCGATGCGCAACTCGTGCCCATTGTGCCGGCGCGAGTTGCCGAATGAAGCAAATGACAGAGGCAGCAATGTCGGAGGTGGCCCCGATGAGACGCTGGGGTTAACAATTTGGAGGTTGCCCGGTGGCGGGTTCGCTGTAGGGAGGTTCAATGGCAGCAGAAGAGCCGCCGAGAGAGAGCTACCCGTTGTTTTTACCGAAATGGATGGTGGGTTCAATGCTCCAATCGGGGCTCCACGGCGGATTTCATGGGTGCCCAGCAGAAGAAGGGCAAGGGAGGGCAATGGATTTGCTCGTGCTTTTAGGGGTTTTACTTCACTTTTGGGAAGGATTAGGCTTCCCACTTCGCGGGCAACTGCTGAGTTTAATCGGAGAAGTccatttttagatgttatctATGGTAGGTCCAGTGAGACTGCCACTGCCAATTACTTTAGTCAGTTTCATGTGGGTGGTCGGAGGTTGTATTAG